One stretch of Amycolatopsis sp. 195334CR DNA includes these proteins:
- a CDS encoding TetR/AcrR family transcriptional regulator, protein MDPRKERTISALLRAAEEVFRDRAEVTVEEIAERAGVAPGSIYNHFGSKAGLHAAVVERALRADRGHMDQAYRPGRPPIEQIYAAADEYLAFYLAYPGYFRMLAFPPEPGQYAAGQELADRLAKSVDEQNQRLVTVLRKGVEAGVFREVDPAAVATVLWSAWNGVISLGWRPDALRRNEDELRALLTTATDLVAHGLLT, encoded by the coding sequence ATGGACCCCCGCAAAGAGCGCACCATCAGCGCGTTGCTCCGCGCCGCCGAGGAGGTCTTCCGCGACCGCGCGGAGGTGACGGTCGAGGAGATCGCCGAGCGCGCCGGGGTCGCCCCCGGCTCCATCTACAACCACTTCGGGTCCAAGGCCGGACTGCACGCGGCGGTGGTGGAACGCGCGCTGCGCGCCGACCGCGGTCACATGGACCAGGCCTACCGGCCCGGCCGGCCGCCGATCGAGCAGATCTACGCCGCCGCCGACGAGTACCTGGCCTTCTACCTCGCCTACCCCGGCTACTTCCGGATGCTGGCGTTCCCGCCCGAACCCGGGCAGTACGCGGCGGGGCAGGAACTCGCCGACCGGCTGGCGAAGTCGGTCGACGAGCAGAACCAGCGCCTGGTCACCGTGCTGCGGAAGGGCGTCGAGGCCGGGGTGTTCCGCGAGGTCGACCCGGCGGCGGTGGCCACCGTGCTCTGGTCGGCGTGGAACGGCGTGATCAGCCTCGGCTGGCGCCCGGATGCCTTGCGCCGCAACGAAGACGAGTTGCGCGCGTTGCTCACCACGGCCACCGACCTGGTCGCGCACGGCCTGCTCACGTGA
- a CDS encoding NADP-dependent oxidoreductase, protein MRAARIHEHGDPDVIRIDEIPRPAPGPGQVLVEVAATSFNPTEVALRSGVLRELVPVTLPLTLGWDVAGTVVELGAGVDAHAIGDRVIGWIDGAAAEFAVADADALVAAPRSIALADAAALPLAGLTAWQAIEQAGITAGERVLVNGAGGGIGGFTVQLARKAGARVIATAGPRSAAKVRELGAEQLIDYTATTLDEALDGPVDLVLHLVGLPDAAGIARLGGRIVSVTNKIGHHVLVRNDSRDLAALVALVDDGSLALDITERHALADLPEIHRRSERGDLRGKVLVLT, encoded by the coding sequence ATGAGAGCCGCACGCATCCACGAACACGGCGACCCGGACGTCATCCGCATCGACGAGATCCCGCGACCGGCACCAGGACCGGGCCAGGTGCTCGTCGAGGTCGCCGCGACCTCGTTCAACCCGACCGAAGTGGCGTTGCGCTCCGGCGTCCTGCGTGAACTGGTTCCGGTGACGTTGCCGTTGACGCTGGGCTGGGACGTCGCGGGCACCGTCGTCGAACTCGGCGCGGGGGTGGACGCGCACGCGATCGGCGACCGGGTGATCGGCTGGATCGACGGCGCCGCCGCGGAATTCGCCGTGGCCGACGCCGATGCGCTCGTCGCCGCGCCCCGCAGCATCGCCTTGGCTGATGCGGCTGCCTTGCCACTCGCGGGATTGACCGCGTGGCAAGCGATCGAGCAGGCCGGGATCACCGCGGGCGAGCGCGTCCTGGTCAACGGCGCGGGTGGCGGGATCGGCGGATTCACCGTTCAGCTGGCCAGGAAGGCCGGAGCGCGGGTGATCGCCACGGCCGGTCCGCGCAGCGCGGCCAAGGTTCGCGAGCTGGGCGCCGAGCAGCTCATCGACTACACCGCCACCACGCTGGACGAAGCGCTCGACGGCCCGGTCGACCTCGTGCTGCACCTGGTCGGGTTGCCCGACGCGGCCGGGATCGCGCGACTGGGCGGGCGCATCGTGTCGGTGACCAACAAGATCGGTCACCATGTGTTGGTGCGCAACGATTCCCGCGATCTGGCCGCGCTCGTGGCACTGGTGGACGACGGCTCGCTGGCCCTCGACATCACCGAGCGCCACGCACTCGCCGACCTTCCCGAGATCCACCGCCGGAGCGAGCGGGGCGACCTTCGCGGGAAGGTGCTCGTGCTCACGTGA
- a CDS encoding multidrug efflux SMR transporter, whose protein sequence is MSWIILVLSGVLEAVWATALGKSEGLTRFGPAAVFFAALAASMAGLAYAMRELPVGTSYAVWVGIGAVLTVVYAMVTGQEPLSVLKVLFLAMIVGGVIGLKLVH, encoded by the coding sequence ATGTCGTGGATCATCCTCGTTCTCTCGGGTGTGCTGGAAGCCGTGTGGGCCACCGCACTCGGCAAGTCCGAGGGACTCACCCGCTTCGGCCCGGCCGCGGTGTTCTTCGCCGCGCTCGCCGCGAGCATGGCCGGGCTCGCCTACGCGATGCGTGAACTGCCCGTCGGCACCTCCTACGCCGTCTGGGTGGGCATCGGCGCGGTGCTCACCGTGGTCTACGCGATGGTCACCGGGCAGGAACCGTTGTCCGTGCTGAAGGTCCTCTTCCTGGCAATGATCGTCGGCGGCGTGATCGGGCTCAAGCTGGTCCACTGA
- a CDS encoding fibronectin type III domain-containing protein — protein MGRKLAWWRGRSPLVITVVAVTTAVGLAVSGAAKPDGGIDFFQSGHWVFNSVLGTVFHIDGASRNIDARLGLPADPGSQVVQGETGGYVVGGNRIIEFGKSDLSVGKVTAPAARERPVALEVAGGPYLVYREAGQIVRLGDEHTTIAAGGGLGDPVTTSAGSVWVHHLGTNALCELTRDADRLECPANAPSGHTGGLTVVADRPMFVDTSTDTVHTIDGKNLGPGTALGVDAPPNARLASTDVGGRIAVLDGPGKRMHLVDTTPAKAAPVTVDLPEGDYSAVASSGQAVVLLDRAKNAVLTYDRDGKQHKSTPVPPGEPRLSRGEDSRVYVDSADGGHVLVVDNDGAVNPVQVTGTERPAPSAPPPVAPAPQPPPAAPPAQEQQQQAPPPAQPKPPPKTNPPPPANPASPPGAPPGVKATAGNAAITVNWGAASPNGGAVSNYHVSWTSSAGSGEKTVGGGVRSTALSGLTNGTTYVITVTAQNSAGRGPGASSAGVTPKSPRSITVSRGEQESYGSGCSEPDCAKMHVVATGFDPNTEYDFNPFSTAEGYSNPGSGQTTDSDGSVTFEAFHFDTVGESVWVIADGVESNRFTWPPG, from the coding sequence GTGGGCAGGAAACTCGCGTGGTGGCGCGGGCGATCGCCGCTCGTGATCACCGTGGTGGCGGTGACGACCGCGGTCGGCCTCGCGGTGTCCGGGGCGGCCAAGCCCGACGGCGGGATCGACTTCTTCCAGTCCGGGCACTGGGTGTTCAACTCGGTGCTGGGCACCGTCTTCCACATCGACGGCGCCAGCCGGAACATCGACGCGCGGCTCGGGCTCCCGGCCGATCCGGGCAGTCAGGTGGTCCAGGGCGAGACCGGCGGGTACGTGGTCGGTGGCAACCGGATCATCGAGTTCGGCAAGTCCGACCTGTCCGTGGGCAAGGTGACCGCACCGGCGGCCCGGGAGCGGCCGGTGGCGCTGGAGGTCGCGGGCGGGCCTTACCTGGTGTACCGCGAAGCCGGGCAGATCGTCCGACTGGGTGATGAGCACACCACGATCGCGGCGGGCGGCGGTCTCGGCGATCCGGTGACCACCAGCGCGGGTTCGGTGTGGGTCCACCACCTGGGCACCAACGCGCTCTGCGAACTGACCCGAGACGCCGACCGGCTCGAATGCCCGGCGAACGCACCCAGCGGGCACACCGGCGGCCTGACCGTCGTCGCCGACCGCCCGATGTTCGTGGACACCTCCACCGACACCGTGCACACGATCGACGGCAAGAACCTCGGCCCCGGCACCGCGCTCGGCGTCGACGCGCCGCCGAACGCGCGCCTCGCCTCGACCGACGTCGGCGGCCGGATCGCCGTGCTCGACGGGCCGGGCAAACGCATGCACCTGGTCGACACCACGCCCGCGAAGGCCGCGCCGGTCACCGTCGACCTGCCCGAGGGCGACTACAGCGCGGTCGCGTCGTCGGGGCAGGCGGTGGTCCTGCTCGACCGCGCCAAGAACGCCGTGCTCACCTACGACCGCGACGGCAAGCAGCACAAGAGCACGCCGGTCCCGCCCGGTGAACCCCGGCTGTCGAGGGGCGAGGACTCGCGGGTGTACGTCGACAGCGCGGACGGCGGTCACGTGCTGGTGGTCGACAACGACGGGGCGGTCAACCCGGTGCAGGTGACCGGCACCGAGCGGCCAGCCCCGTCCGCTCCCCCGCCGGTCGCGCCGGCGCCACAGCCACCGCCGGCCGCGCCTCCCGCGCAGGAGCAGCAACAGCAGGCACCTCCGCCCGCGCAGCCCAAGCCACCGCCGAAGACGAACCCCCCGCCCCCGGCGAATCCGGCCAGCCCGCCGGGTGCGCCGCCCGGGGTCAAGGCCACCGCCGGGAACGCGGCGATCACGGTCAACTGGGGTGCCGCGTCCCCGAACGGCGGCGCGGTGTCGAACTACCACGTCTCGTGGACCTCCAGCGCGGGCAGCGGCGAGAAGACCGTCGGCGGTGGCGTCCGGTCGACCGCGCTCAGCGGCCTGACCAACGGGACCACCTACGTGATCACGGTGACCGCGCAGAACTCCGCCGGACGCGGTCCCGGCGCCAGTTCCGCCGGGGTGACGCCGAAATCACCGAGGTCGATCACCGTGTCGCGCGGCGAGCAGGAGTCGTACGGTTCCGGGTGCTCGGAGCCGGACTGCGCGAAGATGCACGTCGTCGCGACGGGCTTCGACCCCAACACCGAGTACGACTTCAACCCGTTCTCCACCGCCGAGGGCTACAGCAACCCCGGTTCCGGGCAGACCACCGATTCGGACGGATCGGTCACCTTCGAGGCGTTCCACTTCGACACCGTCGGCGAATCGGTCTGGGTGATCGCGGACGGTGTCGAATCCAACCGCTTCACCTGGCCCCCGGGATAG
- a CDS encoding sugar transferase, whose translation MEESVRRSLPVNSLPVNDARPHIGLPAISRQPQRAAPSAPADPRPPAPASRASHRPSPDWESGYRSMVVLGDLVATTAVVAAGAFVLHGFGAEWPATQWLALGTVLAVVCALPASRAWNPRVLGEGAEEFRRLGRGLFAAAVMVALGGLLFGALAVQPWVFAVIPAVALVSFPQRYVLRRWLHRTRRRGGCLLPVLAAGSPETVRDLIARTRAESHVGWRVEAVCTFTGEGDPGSGDLDGVPVVGRLDELADHVRRGGYRVVAVTADQYWSPRRLQQVAWDLEGTAAEMVVAPVLMEVAGPRLNVSGVLGMPLLRVTAPTFTGGRRLVKEIVDRVASALLLLMISPLLLGIAVAIKLGSRGPVIYRQRRVGRNGHPFTMLKFRTMVVNADAVRQQLLQDNEGAGPLFKMRRDPRVTRVGGLLRRYSLDELPQLFNVLTGRMSLVGPRPPLPEETKAYAADARRRLLVKPGLTGLWQVSGRSDLSWAESIRLDLRYVEDWSLALDLVILWKTVRAVLMGDGAY comes from the coding sequence ATGGAAGAGTCGGTGCGGCGGTCATTGCCGGTCAATTCGTTGCCGGTCAACGATGCGCGGCCCCACATCGGTCTTCCCGCGATTTCCCGTCAACCGCAGCGCGCCGCGCCCAGCGCGCCCGCCGATCCGCGCCCGCCCGCGCCCGCTTCCCGCGCGTCGCACCGGCCTTCGCCGGACTGGGAATCCGGTTACCGCAGCATGGTGGTGCTCGGTGACCTGGTCGCCACCACCGCCGTGGTCGCCGCGGGAGCCTTCGTGCTGCACGGTTTCGGGGCCGAGTGGCCGGCCACGCAGTGGCTCGCGCTCGGCACCGTGCTCGCCGTCGTGTGCGCGCTTCCGGCCAGCCGGGCGTGGAACCCGAGAGTGCTCGGTGAGGGCGCCGAGGAGTTCCGAAGACTCGGGCGGGGCCTGTTCGCCGCGGCGGTGATGGTCGCACTCGGCGGTCTGCTCTTCGGCGCGCTCGCCGTGCAGCCGTGGGTGTTCGCCGTCATTCCCGCCGTCGCACTGGTCTCGTTCCCGCAACGTTACGTGCTCCGCCGCTGGCTCCACCGCACGCGCCGCCGTGGCGGCTGCCTGCTGCCGGTGCTCGCCGCGGGCAGTCCGGAAACCGTGCGCGACCTGATCGCGCGCACCCGCGCCGAATCCCACGTCGGCTGGCGCGTCGAAGCGGTGTGCACCTTCACCGGTGAGGGCGATCCCGGGAGCGGTGACCTCGACGGGGTGCCGGTGGTCGGCAGGCTCGACGAACTCGCCGACCACGTCCGCCGCGGTGGGTACCGCGTGGTCGCGGTCACCGCGGACCAGTACTGGAGCCCGCGGCGGCTGCAGCAGGTCGCCTGGGACCTCGAAGGCACCGCCGCCGAGATGGTGGTCGCGCCGGTGCTGATGGAGGTGGCCGGGCCGCGGCTGAATGTCTCCGGGGTGCTCGGCATGCCCCTGCTGCGGGTGACCGCGCCGACCTTCACCGGTGGCCGCCGCCTGGTCAAGGAGATCGTCGACCGGGTCGCGTCGGCCCTGTTGCTGCTGATGATCTCGCCGCTGCTGCTGGGCATCGCGGTGGCGATCAAGCTGGGCAGCCGCGGGCCGGTGATCTACCGCCAGCGCCGCGTCGGCCGCAACGGGCACCCGTTCACCATGCTCAAGTTCCGCACCATGGTGGTCAACGCCGACGCCGTGCGCCAGCAGCTGCTCCAGGACAACGAAGGCGCCGGTCCGCTGTTCAAGATGCGCCGCGACCCGCGGGTCACCCGGGTGGGCGGCCTGCTGCGCCGGTACTCGCTCGACGAGCTGCCCCAGCTGTTCAACGTGCTGACCGGGCGGATGTCGCTGGTCGGCCCGCGCCCGCCGCTGCCGGAGGAGACGAAGGCCTACGCCGCCGACGCGCGCCGCCGCCTGCTGGTCAAGCCGGGGCTGACCGGGCTGTGGCAGGTCAGCGGTCGCAGCGATCTGAGCTGGGCGGAGAGCATCCGGCTCGACCTGCGCTACGTGGAGGACTGGTCGCTGGCACTCGATCTGGTGATTCTGTGGAAGACGGTGCGCGCGGTGCTGATGGGTGACGGGGCTTACTGA
- a CDS encoding amidase, producing MDEYPEYDAVGLAELVRDGQASPADLLAAARARLAAVNPRLNAVVREVDPPDAPAAGPFAGVPFLLKDLHQDLAGQPTSGGSRSMASIPAKETTTVVQRWLDAGLVVFGKTNTPEFGAKGITEPDLFGPARNPWNPGHTPGGSSGGAAAAVAAGIVPCAGASDGGGSIRIPASACGLFGLKPSRGLIPAGPARAEGLGGTATDGVISRSVRDTAAMLDVLAGPTSLSPFLAAGPATPFADEVGREPGRLRVALCTASSINPDPHPEAVAAARAAGDLLEELGHEVVELESQPFDDAALAKDFLTSWFVSCAHAMAECKAASGAGDAAFELDTRTMAALGRATNPVDLVRAIERRHEHTRRLAEFHESYDFLLTPSTATPPPRIGAFDTPEPVRKLQRGLLTAGAAGLLRFTPIVDRLIHENLSWVPYTQLANLTGRPAMSVPLHWTADGLPIGAQFVGRLGADGALLRLAGQLEKARPWVERRPTPV from the coding sequence ATGGATGAGTACCCGGAGTACGACGCGGTCGGGTTGGCGGAACTGGTGCGCGACGGCCAGGCGAGCCCGGCGGACCTGCTGGCGGCGGCGCGCGCCCGGCTGGCGGCGGTCAACCCGCGGCTCAACGCGGTCGTGCGCGAGGTGGACCCGCCGGACGCGCCCGCGGCCGGGCCGTTCGCCGGGGTGCCGTTCCTGCTCAAGGACCTGCACCAGGACCTGGCCGGGCAGCCGACCAGCGGCGGGTCCCGGTCGATGGCCTCGATCCCGGCGAAGGAGACCACCACGGTGGTCCAGCGCTGGCTCGACGCCGGGCTGGTGGTCTTCGGCAAGACGAACACCCCCGAGTTCGGCGCCAAGGGCATCACCGAGCCGGACCTGTTCGGGCCCGCGCGCAACCCGTGGAACCCCGGGCACACGCCGGGCGGGTCCTCCGGGGGCGCGGCGGCGGCCGTCGCGGCGGGCATCGTGCCGTGTGCGGGGGCCAGCGACGGTGGCGGCTCCATCCGCATCCCGGCGTCGGCCTGCGGGTTGTTCGGGCTCAAGCCGTCGCGCGGGCTCATCCCGGCCGGTCCGGCGCGGGCCGAAGGACTCGGCGGCACCGCCACCGACGGCGTGATCTCGCGTTCGGTGCGGGACACCGCCGCCATGCTCGACGTGCTGGCCGGCCCGACCTCGCTCTCGCCGTTCCTCGCCGCCGGTCCGGCGACGCCGTTCGCGGACGAGGTCGGCCGTGAACCGGGCCGGTTGCGCGTCGCGTTGTGCACCGCCAGCTCGATCAACCCGGATCCGCACCCCGAAGCGGTGGCCGCCGCCCGCGCGGCCGGGGACCTGCTCGAAGAACTGGGCCACGAGGTGGTCGAACTGGAGTCGCAGCCGTTCGACGACGCCGCTCTGGCCAAGGACTTCCTGACCAGCTGGTTCGTCAGCTGCGCGCACGCGATGGCCGAGTGCAAGGCGGCCAGCGGCGCCGGGGACGCGGCCTTCGAACTCGACACCCGCACGATGGCCGCGCTGGGCCGGGCGACCAACCCGGTCGACCTGGTGCGTGCCATCGAACGACGGCACGAGCACACCCGGCGGCTCGCCGAGTTCCACGAGTCGTACGACTTCCTGCTCACCCCGTCCACCGCGACCCCGCCGCCGCGGATCGGCGCCTTCGACACGCCGGAGCCGGTGCGCAAGCTGCAACGCGGCCTGCTCACCGCCGGGGCCGCGGGCCTGCTGCGGTTCACCCCGATCGTCGACCGGCTGATCCACGAGAACCTGAGCTGGGTGCCGTACACGCAGCTGGCGAACCTGACCGGCAGGCCGGCGATGAGCGTGCCGCTGCACTGGACCGCCGACGGCCTGCCGATCGGGGCCCAGTTCGTCGGACGGCTCGGCGCCGACGGCGCGCTGCTGCGGCTGGCCGGGCAGCTGGAAAAGGCGCGGCCGTGGGTTGAACGACGTCCTACTCCGGTTTAG
- a CDS encoding cytochrome P450 has product MAASPEEALAGLDLYAEDQAEHLLAAATLARTRCPVPHSAADGGYHVLTRYEDVRAVCADPESFSSRAPSIRGVPVRVIPVDTDPPDHRYYRRILNPYFSHAFLQRYQGQLRRLADETVGSFAERGSCDVVQDFAIPFSAGSLARVVFATDNEDLVSRGIAAAKEVAVTSSPEAFQALAALSAEALAEAAAEERDGVLRALATETIDGRPLTMEEKLGMVTTLFLGGLDTTRGVIANIAYHLATRDDVEALLRRPGGWQRELEEFLRYETTVAFMARTAVRDTEIGGMPIPAGGRVAVFFAAANRDPARFENPDELVFDRPSIPHLSFGFGIHHCLGLHFARLQLKTAFAALLARGTNFRLSPGAEIPRQPGVSLNSPYRLDLEFHPR; this is encoded by the coding sequence GTGGCCGCATCACCGGAAGAAGCGCTGGCCGGACTCGATCTCTACGCCGAAGACCAGGCCGAGCACCTGCTGGCCGCCGCGACGCTGGCCAGGACGCGGTGCCCGGTCCCGCATTCGGCCGCCGACGGCGGATATCACGTGCTCACGCGGTATGAGGACGTGCGGGCCGTGTGCGCCGACCCGGAATCGTTCAGTTCCCGCGCGCCGAGCATTCGCGGAGTGCCCGTTCGGGTGATCCCGGTCGACACCGACCCACCGGACCACCGTTATTACCGGCGAATTCTCAACCCCTATTTCTCCCACGCCTTCCTCCAGCGCTACCAAGGCCAGTTGCGCCGATTGGCCGACGAAACCGTCGGCTCCTTCGCGGAACGCGGTTCGTGTGACGTGGTGCAGGATTTCGCCATCCCGTTCAGCGCCGGTTCACTGGCGCGCGTGGTGTTCGCCACCGACAACGAGGACCTGGTCTCGCGCGGGATCGCGGCGGCCAAGGAGGTCGCGGTGACGAGCAGCCCCGAAGCCTTCCAGGCGCTGGCTGCCCTTTCGGCCGAGGCGCTCGCCGAAGCGGCGGCCGAGGAGCGCGACGGCGTGTTGCGCGCGCTCGCCACCGAGACCATCGACGGCAGGCCGTTGACCATGGAGGAGAAGCTGGGCATGGTGACCACGCTGTTCCTCGGCGGGCTGGACACCACGCGCGGCGTCATCGCGAACATCGCCTACCACCTGGCCACCCGCGACGACGTCGAGGCGCTCCTGCGGCGTCCCGGAGGCTGGCAGCGCGAACTCGAGGAGTTCCTCCGCTACGAGACCACCGTCGCGTTCATGGCGCGCACCGCCGTGCGGGACACCGAAATCGGCGGGATGCCGATCCCGGCCGGCGGCCGCGTCGCGGTGTTCTTCGCCGCCGCCAACCGTGATCCCGCGCGGTTCGAGAACCCCGACGAGCTGGTGTTCGACCGGCCGTCCATTCCGCACCTGTCGTTCGGCTTCGGCATCCACCACTGCCTCGGCCTGCACTTCGCCCGGCTGCAGCTGAAGACCGCCTTCGCCGCGCTGCTCGCCCGCGGCACGAACTTCCGGCTCAGCCCTGGCGCGGAGATCCCGCGTCAGCCGGGGGTTTCGCTGAACAGCCCGTACCGGCTGGACCTGGAGTTCCATCCGCGTTAG
- a CDS encoding winged helix-turn-helix domain-containing protein has translation MTAVVELTLSIRLRTDEDNAAEIAARLLESVEDALGVEAAGRVVPSVVPSAGPAVRIDASARRVLVGGRPLSLTRLEFDLLLYLGTHPDVVHDRATLLTEVWGSRRDGVRTVDVHIRKLRAKFAPEPAPISTVRGVGYRFDGTPRVAIV, from the coding sequence ATGACCGCCGTCGTCGAGCTGACCCTGTCGATCCGCCTGCGCACCGACGAGGACAACGCGGCCGAGATCGCCGCCCGCCTGCTGGAGTCCGTCGAGGACGCACTGGGGGTGGAGGCGGCCGGCCGCGTCGTGCCCTCCGTCGTGCCGTCGGCCGGACCGGCGGTGCGGATCGACGCGAGCGCGCGGCGGGTGCTGGTCGGCGGCAGACCGCTGAGCCTGACCAGGCTGGAGTTCGACCTGCTGCTCTACCTCGGCACGCATCCCGACGTGGTGCACGATCGGGCGACCCTGCTGACCGAGGTGTGGGGCTCGCGGCGTGACGGGGTGCGCACGGTCGACGTGCACATCCGCAAGCTGCGCGCCAAGTTCGCCCCCGAACCCGCCCCGATCAGCACCGTGCGCGGGGTGGGCTACCGGTTCGACGGCACTCCGCGCGTGGCCATCGTCTAA
- a CDS encoding alpha/beta fold hydrolase: protein MERWRDPRLGEPHEVTLPSGTLRYHDAGRGPVLAFVHGYLVNANLWRKLVPLLSSRFRCITPDWPLGSHLTPLRRDADLSPPGMAGLIGDLLDALDLREVTLVGNDSGGAYSQLAATLRPQRIARLVLNSCETPWCTWPPAHGAFGVLKAAARHPGTHRALYQPLRLRATWRLPNTYGWLARFPIDTTVMRGYVGPTLSTPEIRFDGRKAIGAVDIGFVKSAAEKLRGSGLPILCAWAAGDRVFPAGRGRAYADLLGADFRTIADSYTYTAEDQPARTAEVLRDWFDDQHLP from the coding sequence ATGGAACGCTGGCGCGATCCCCGGCTCGGGGAACCGCACGAGGTGACCCTGCCGTCCGGGACCCTGCGCTACCACGACGCCGGCCGCGGTCCGGTGCTCGCCTTCGTGCACGGTTACCTGGTCAACGCCAACCTCTGGCGCAAGCTGGTACCGCTGCTGTCGAGCCGGTTCCGCTGCATCACGCCGGACTGGCCGCTGGGCTCGCACCTGACCCCGTTGCGCCGCGACGCCGACCTCTCCCCGCCCGGGATGGCGGGCCTGATCGGCGACCTGCTCGACGCACTGGACCTGCGCGAGGTCACCTTGGTGGGCAACGACTCCGGCGGCGCGTACAGCCAGCTCGCGGCCACCCTCCGTCCACAAAGGATTGCGCGGCTGGTGCTGAACTCGTGCGAGACCCCGTGGTGCACCTGGCCGCCGGCGCACGGCGCCTTCGGGGTGCTCAAGGCCGCCGCCCGCCACCCCGGCACGCACCGGGCGCTGTACCAGCCGTTGCGCCTGCGGGCCACGTGGCGGCTGCCGAACACCTACGGCTGGCTGGCCAGGTTCCCCATCGACACCACCGTGATGCGCGGGTACGTCGGCCCCACGCTGTCCACGCCGGAGATCCGGTTCGACGGGCGCAAGGCCATCGGCGCGGTGGACATCGGCTTCGTGAAGAGCGCTGCCGAAAAGCTGCGCGGTTCCGGCCTGCCGATCCTGTGCGCGTGGGCCGCCGGCGACCGCGTGTTCCCGGCCGGGCGCGGGCGCGCCTACGCGGACCTGCTCGGCGCGGACTTCCGCACGATCGCCGATTCCTACACCTACACCGCCGAGGACCAGCCCGCGCGCACGGCGGAGGTGCTGCGGGACTGGTTCGACGACCAGCACCTCCCCTAG
- a CDS encoding AraC family transcriptional regulator, protein MDILSDVLAVVRAGRPRSALVGWDAPWAQRFPPVPGAVGFRVVLRGECVLIPSDGVPVRLGTGDVVLLPHGGTHVLADHADTPPATEVCDPDLAEPPPVHGDTMTLCGAYELAPAGGHPLLRDLPEVVHLSGGPELRSTVDLLAAELLRPGLGTDGVVPALLDLVLLYALRTWFAERRPGWGAALRDPVVSRALEAIHTEPARPWTVASLAERGGLSRAPFARRFTELTGRSPGRYLTWWRMTTAARLLRESDVPLAVVAEKVGYRSEFAFATAFKRQYELAPGRYRRFAAGARDVRS, encoded by the coding sequence GTGGACATCCTCAGCGACGTGCTCGCCGTGGTGCGCGCGGGACGGCCGCGCTCGGCACTGGTGGGCTGGGACGCGCCGTGGGCGCAGCGGTTCCCGCCGGTGCCCGGTGCGGTCGGCTTCCGCGTGGTGCTGCGGGGCGAGTGCGTGCTGATCCCGTCGGACGGGGTGCCGGTGCGCCTGGGCACCGGCGATGTGGTGTTGCTGCCGCACGGCGGTACGCACGTGCTCGCCGACCACGCGGACACCCCGCCGGCCACCGAGGTCTGCGATCCGGATCTCGCCGAACCCCCGCCCGTCCACGGGGACACGATGACCCTGTGCGGTGCCTACGAACTCGCGCCCGCCGGTGGTCACCCGCTGCTGCGCGACCTGCCGGAGGTGGTGCACCTGAGCGGTGGCCCCGAGTTGCGGTCCACAGTGGACCTGCTGGCGGCCGAGCTCCTGCGGCCCGGCCTCGGTACCGACGGGGTGGTCCCGGCGCTGCTGGATCTGGTGCTGCTCTACGCGCTGCGCACCTGGTTCGCCGAGCGGCGGCCCGGCTGGGGCGCGGCGCTGCGTGATCCGGTGGTCAGCCGGGCGCTGGAGGCCATCCACACCGAACCCGCCCGGCCGTGGACGGTCGCTTCGCTGGCCGAGCGCGGCGGGTTGTCCCGCGCGCCGTTCGCCCGGCGGTTCACCGAGTTGACCGGCCGCTCGCCGGGGCGCTACCTGACCTGGTGGCGGATGACCACGGCGGCGCGCCTGCTGCGCGAGTCGGACGTGCCGCTGGCGGTGGTCGCGGAGAAAGTGGGCTACCGCTCGGAGTTCGCCTTCGCCACCGCGTTCAAGCGGCAGTACGAGCTCGCGCCCGGCCGGTACCGCCGGTTTGCCGCCGGCGCACGGGATGTGAGATCTTGA